The following are from one region of the Staphylococcus schleiferi genome:
- the tilS gene encoding tRNA lysidine(34) synthetase TilS: MRQNWKATDHLVLAVSTGIDSMVLLHQLLHQYASTYEQLTCLHVHHGLREASHQEALFIKYYCDMHNVPLYIKQLDLSQAVSEGRSIQNDAREMRYQWFDDMMNALNADCLLTAHHQDDQVETIFYRVFTGRSTRSPLGMADSERRKDYRLLKPLLETTKAQIRSYQQTYNVPYFEDESNATENYIRNMIRHRLLPSIQDSPQLQTQHLLKLKSFHDEAQLLMRNEAQSFIENYVTKQDEGVVLPRKTFNLCTPHVKMLILDQLLQEFDDIVTISEKAYYDWFHKLESDVAQTPLMHTHQWHADVVYNQLMIMKPSLYTADSQPLQVDQEGTYHFGLYRIKIEDFHEMNTEYITIRSRHEGDHVTLDSNHHKKVSRLMIDAKVPTQLREQMPIVETLNGDILAVGTLYVRKQYEKFIKIQFLGDDKDEK; this comes from the coding sequence ATGCGGCAAAATTGGAAAGCGACAGACCACCTCGTTCTTGCAGTATCAACTGGAATCGATAGTATGGTGTTGTTACATCAATTATTGCATCAATATGCGTCGACGTATGAACAATTAACTTGTTTGCATGTCCATCATGGGTTGCGAGAGGCATCTCATCAAGAAGCGCTGTTCATTAAATATTATTGCGATATGCATAACGTCCCTCTTTATATTAAACAATTGGATTTATCACAAGCAGTTTCAGAAGGTAGAAGTATTCAAAACGATGCAAGAGAAATGCGTTATCAATGGTTTGATGATATGATGAATGCGTTGAATGCGGACTGTTTATTAACTGCACATCATCAAGATGATCAAGTTGAAACCATCTTTTACAGAGTTTTTACTGGCAGAAGCACACGGAGCCCATTAGGTATGGCAGATAGTGAACGAAGAAAGGACTATCGTCTACTAAAACCTCTGCTTGAAACAACGAAAGCACAAATCCGTTCATATCAACAAACATATAATGTCCCTTACTTTGAAGACGAATCCAATGCAACTGAAAACTACATACGCAATATGATTCGACATCGTTTGTTGCCTTCGATTCAAGACAGCCCGCAGCTACAAACGCAGCATTTATTAAAGTTAAAATCGTTTCATGATGAAGCACAACTGTTAATGAGAAACGAAGCGCAATCTTTTATTGAAAACTATGTGACAAAACAAGATGAGGGTGTTGTTTTGCCTAGAAAAACATTTAATCTGTGCACGCCACATGTTAAAATGTTAATCTTGGATCAATTGTTACAAGAATTTGATGACATCGTCACTATTAGTGAAAAAGCATACTATGATTGGTTTCATAAACTAGAGAGTGACGTTGCACAAACGCCGTTAATGCATACGCATCAATGGCATGCAGATGTTGTATATAATCAATTAATGATAATGAAACCGAGTCTGTACACTGCAGATTCACAACCGTTGCAAGTCGACCAAGAGGGAACTTACCATTTTGGTTTATATCGCATCAAAATAGAAGACTTTCATGAGATGAACACGGAATACATTACAATCCGTTCGCGTCATGAAGGTGATCATGTGACCTTAGATTCAAACCACCATAAAAAAGTATCGCGTTTAATGATTGATGCAAAGGTGCCTACGCAATTGAGGGAACAAATGCCAATTGTTGAAACATTAAATGGTGATATTTTAGCAGTGGGTACATTGTATGTTCGCAAGCAGTATGAAAAATTTATAAAGATTCAATTTCTGGGAGATGACAAAGATGAAAAATGA
- the hpt gene encoding hypoxanthine phosphoribosyltransferase — protein sequence MKNDLKEVLLTEDDIQAICETLGRKITEDYKGKDLFCVGILKGSVLFMTDLIKRIDVPLAIDFMDVSSYHGGTESTGEVQILKDLGSSIENKDVLIIEDILETGTTLKSITELLASRRVKSLEIVTLLDKPNRRKAEIEAKYVGKKIPDEFVVGYGLDYQEKYRNLPYIGTLKQEVYAK from the coding sequence ATGAAAAATGATTTGAAAGAAGTATTGCTGACTGAAGATGATATTCAAGCAATATGTGAAACACTTGGCCGTAAAATTACGGAAGATTATAAAGGTAAAGATTTATTTTGTGTCGGTATCTTAAAAGGATCTGTTTTATTTATGACAGATTTAATCAAGCGCATTGACGTGCCCCTCGCAATAGACTTTATGGATGTTTCGAGTTATCATGGCGGTACAGAATCTACAGGCGAAGTTCAAATACTTAAAGATTTAGGTTCATCTATTGAAAATAAAGATGTTTTAATCATCGAAGATATCCTTGAAACAGGGACGACATTGAAGTCAATTACAGAATTATTAGCTTCGCGTCGAGTTAAATCATTAGAAATCGTGACATTATTAGATAAGCCTAATCGCCGAAAAGCAGAAATTGAAGCCAAATATGTTGGTAAAAAAATTCCTGATGAATTTGTCGTAGGTTACGGCTTAGATTATCAAGAAAAATATCGTAATTTACCTTATATTGGTACGCTTAAACAAGAAGTTTATGCAAAATAA
- a CDS encoding RNA-binding S4 domain-containing protein — MRLDKYLKVSRLIKRRTLAKELCDQGRVAVNGTTAKAGTDVKLDDVLVIQFGQKVVTVKVTGLSEHATKENAKGMFELVKEERIQ, encoded by the coding sequence TTGAGACTAGACAAATATTTAAAAGTATCACGTCTTATTAAGAGACGTACATTGGCTAAAGAATTATGCGATCAAGGTCGTGTCGCTGTAAACGGAACAACGGCAAAAGCAGGCACAGATGTTAAATTAGACGACGTGCTCGTGATTCAATTTGGACAAAAAGTTGTGACAGTTAAAGTAACAGGATTGAGTGAACATGCCACAAAAGAGAATGCAAAAGGCATGTTTGAATTGGTCAAAGAAGAACGCATTCAGTAA
- the ftsH gene encoding ATP-dependent zinc metalloprotease FtsH, which yields MQKAFRNVLFVAIIGVVIFGLFSWINGNGNVPKELTYNQFIQKLDKGELKTLEIQPEHNVYKVSGKLKNNDDYASTILFNNDKELDKITETAKEQKGLDFTVKEEEGQSVFVSIISTLIPVLVIALLFIFFLSQAQGGGGGGRMMNFGKSKAKMYDSQKGRVRFSDVAGADEEKQELIEIVDFLKDNKKFKQMGSRIPKGVLLVGPPGTGKTLLARAVAGEAGVPFFSISGSDFVEMFVGVGASRVRDLFENAKKNAPCIIFIDEIDAVGRQRGAGVGGGHDEREQTLNQLLVEMDGFGENEGIIMIAATNRPDILDPALLRPGRFDRQIQVGRPDVTGREAILHVHAKNKPLDETVDLKAIAQRTPGFSGADLENLLNEASLIAARSGKKKIDMRDIEEATDRVIAGPAKKSRVISDKERNIVAHHEAGHTIIGMVLDEAEIVHKVTIVPRGQAGGYAMMLPKQDRFLMTEPELLDKICGLLGGRVAEDIIFNEVSTGASNDFERATQIAREMVTQYGMSKKLGPLQFKHGGGQVFLGKDMSGEPEYSGQIAFEIDKEVQRIIKEQYERCKQILLEHESQLKLIAKTLLTEETLVAEQIQSLFHEGHLPVVNYDDAQVVNHSENKDFDEGKYGKSYDDIRREQQSLTQHPSERRHDESSNEEKQDNDQKDQTSHQEDEDKDTTGYEQEPKIDRPGDNEPRQ from the coding sequence ATGCAGAAAGCTTTTCGTAATGTGCTGTTTGTAGCAATTATCGGCGTTGTTATTTTTGGGTTGTTTTCGTGGATTAATGGTAACGGAAATGTACCTAAAGAATTAACTTATAACCAATTTATACAAAAATTAGATAAAGGTGAATTGAAAACATTAGAAATTCAACCTGAGCATAACGTATATAAAGTAAGTGGTAAGTTAAAGAACAATGACGATTATGCATCGACAATTCTGTTCAATAATGATAAAGAATTGGACAAAATCACTGAAACAGCTAAAGAACAAAAAGGATTAGATTTTACAGTTAAAGAAGAAGAAGGACAGAGTGTATTTGTAAGCATCATTTCTACATTAATTCCAGTCTTAGTCATTGCCTTGCTCTTTATCTTCTTCCTTAGTCAAGCACAAGGTGGCGGCGGCGGTGGCCGTATGATGAACTTTGGTAAATCCAAAGCCAAAATGTATGATAGCCAAAAAGGAAGAGTACGCTTCTCAGACGTTGCAGGTGCAGATGAAGAAAAACAAGAGCTCATCGAAATTGTAGATTTCTTAAAAGATAATAAGAAATTTAAACAAATGGGTTCACGTATCCCTAAAGGGGTCTTATTAGTAGGGCCACCGGGTACAGGTAAAACATTACTTGCGCGTGCTGTTGCTGGCGAAGCAGGTGTGCCGTTCTTCTCGATTAGTGGTTCGGACTTTGTTGAAATGTTTGTCGGTGTCGGTGCAAGCCGTGTACGTGATCTATTCGAAAATGCGAAGAAAAATGCGCCGTGTATCATTTTTATAGATGAAATTGACGCAGTCGGTCGCCAACGTGGTGCGGGCGTCGGTGGTGGACACGATGAACGTGAACAAACGTTAAACCAATTACTTGTTGAAATGGATGGTTTTGGTGAAAATGAAGGCATCATTATGATTGCGGCAACGAACCGACCAGACATTTTAGACCCGGCATTATTACGTCCAGGTCGATTTGACCGTCAAATCCAAGTAGGTCGTCCTGATGTGACAGGTCGTGAAGCGATATTACATGTTCATGCTAAAAATAAACCACTTGATGAAACAGTAGATCTTAAAGCGATTGCGCAACGTACACCAGGTTTTTCTGGTGCTGACTTAGAAAACCTATTAAACGAAGCATCGCTTATTGCTGCACGAAGCGGCAAAAAGAAAATCGATATGCGCGATATCGAAGAAGCAACAGACCGTGTTATTGCCGGTCCTGCTAAAAAATCACGCGTAATTTCTGACAAAGAAAGAAATATTGTAGCCCATCACGAAGCCGGACATACAATTATCGGTATGGTATTAGACGAAGCGGAAATCGTACACAAAGTTACAATCGTTCCGCGTGGTCAAGCCGGCGGTTATGCGATGATGTTACCAAAACAAGACCGTTTCTTAATGACTGAACCAGAGTTATTAGATAAAATTTGTGGTCTGTTAGGTGGGCGTGTCGCTGAAGACATTATCTTTAACGAAGTTTCTACAGGTGCATCTAATGACTTTGAACGTGCAACACAAATCGCACGTGAAATGGTGACACAGTATGGTATGAGTAAAAAACTTGGACCGCTACAATTTAAACACGGCGGTGGACAAGTGTTCTTAGGTAAAGATATGTCTGGTGAACCTGAATATTCAGGACAAATTGCATTTGAGATTGATAAAGAAGTTCAACGTATCATTAAAGAACAATATGAACGTTGTAAGCAAATTCTTTTAGAACATGAATCTCAACTTAAACTTATTGCTAAAACATTATTAACTGAAGAAACATTGGTTGCTGAACAAATTCAATCATTGTTCCATGAAGGACATTTACCTGTAGTGAATTATGATGACGCACAAGTAGTCAATCACTCAGAAAATAAAGACTTTGACGAAGGTAAATATGGCAAGTCTTACGATGATATTCGCCGTGAACAACAGTCATTAACGCAACATCCAAGTGAACGCCGTCATGACGAATCATCAAATGAAGAGAAGCAAGATAACGATCAAAAAGATCAAACTTCTCATCAAGAAGACGAGGACAAAGATACAACAGGTTACGAACAAGAACCTAAAATCGATCGTCCAGGCGATAATGAGCCACGTCAATAA
- the hslO gene encoding Hsp33 family molecular chaperone HslO, translated as MTQDYLVKALAFGGEIRAYSANTTNTIQEAQTRHYTWPTASAALGRTMTATVMMGAMLKGEQKLTVTVDGDGPIGKIIADANAKGKVRGYVSQPQTHFPLNPQGKLDVRRAVGTSGAINVVKDVGMRDYYTGSSPIVSGELGEDFTYYFANSEQVPSSVGVGVLVNPDNTIKAAGGFIIQVMPGAQEETIDRLEAAINSMKPVSKLIDEGLTPEEMLQTILGEDNVTFLETVPVDFECQCGHDKFLNAIKGLGEAEIENMIKVDHGAEAECHFCRTRYHYTEEELKALLVEMSS; from the coding sequence ATGACACAAGATTATTTAGTAAAGGCATTAGCATTTGGCGGGGAAATTCGAGCGTATAGTGCAAATACGACAAATACAATTCAAGAAGCACAAACACGCCATTATACTTGGCCAACAGCTTCAGCTGCATTAGGTCGTACAATGACTGCAACAGTGATGATGGGGGCAATGTTGAAGGGTGAACAAAAATTAACAGTAACTGTTGACGGTGACGGCCCAATCGGTAAAATTATTGCAGATGCTAATGCAAAAGGTAAAGTTCGTGGTTATGTATCACAACCACAAACGCATTTTCCATTGAATCCACAAGGCAAACTCGATGTCCGTCGTGCTGTTGGAACTAGCGGTGCGATCAACGTAGTTAAAGATGTGGGTATGCGTGATTATTATACAGGTAGTAGTCCGATTGTATCTGGAGAACTTGGTGAAGATTTCACTTATTACTTTGCTAACAGTGAACAAGTCCCATCATCAGTGGGAGTCGGCGTGCTTGTAAATCCAGACAATACTATTAAAGCGGCGGGCGGTTTCATTATTCAAGTGATGCCGGGTGCTCAAGAAGAAACGATTGATCGCTTAGAAGCGGCTATTAATAGCATGAAGCCTGTTTCAAAATTAATTGACGAAGGATTGACACCTGAAGAAATGTTACAAACGATACTTGGCGAAGATAATGTGACATTTTTAGAGACAGTTCCAGTTGATTTTGAATGTCAATGTGGACATGATAAATTTTTAAATGCGATTAAAGGTTTAGGAGAAGCAGAAATTGAGAATATGATAAAGGTAGATCATGGTGCAGAAGCAGAATGTCATTTTTGTAGAACACGCTATCACTATACCGAAGAAGAGCTTAAGGCGTTATTAGTTGAAATGTCTTCTTAA
- a CDS encoding FtsB family cell division protein — protein MNQKVQNIGNQYTSKKNAKKKRHERRKKVVKKRIAVFGGVLLVIIILLLIMVAFQIKGNHDASVERQAKEEKYQKLQDKEIELKEQLNNLNDEAYVEKIARDEYYLSNDGEIIFKLPNDKDKQEKQSKKE, from the coding sequence ATGAATCAAAAAGTTCAAAATATCGGCAATCAATATACTTCTAAAAAAAACGCAAAGAAAAAACGACATGAACGCCGTAAAAAAGTAGTGAAAAAGCGTATTGCTGTTTTTGGAGGCGTACTTTTAGTCATTATTATCCTGCTTTTAATCATGGTTGCGTTTCAAATTAAAGGGAACCATGATGCCTCTGTTGAACGCCAAGCCAAAGAGGAGAAATATCAAAAGTTACAAGATAAAGAGATTGAACTTAAAGAACAACTCAATAATTTAAATGATGAGGCGTATGTTGAAAAAATTGCGCGAGATGAATATTATTTAAGTAATGACGGCGAGATCATCTTTAAGTTGCCTAACGACAAAGACAAGCAAGAGAAACAATCGAAAAAAGAGTAA
- a CDS encoding S1 domain-containing RNA-binding protein translates to MSIEVGSKVKGKVTGIKKFGAFVELPEGKSGLVHISEVADNYVENVEDHLSVGDEVEVKVLSIAEDGKISLSIKKAKDRPRKQRPAQKPEDFEKKLSNFLKDSEDKLTSIKRQTESRRGGRGSRR, encoded by the coding sequence ATGTCAATCGAAGTAGGAAGTAAGGTAAAAGGTAAAGTCACTGGTATCAAAAAATTTGGTGCATTTGTGGAGTTGCCTGAAGGTAAAAGTGGGTTAGTTCATATTAGTGAAGTAGCAGACAACTATGTAGAAAATGTTGAAGACCATTTGTCAGTTGGTGATGAAGTAGAAGTGAAAGTACTGTCTATAGCAGAAGATGGTAAAATAAGCTTATCGATTAAAAAAGCAAAAGATCGCCCACGTAAACAAAGACCGGCGCAAAAACCGGAAGACTTTGAGAAAAAGCTATCTAACTTTTTAAAAGATAGTGAAGATAAACTTACTTCTATTAAGCGTCAAACGGAATCAAGACGTGGTGGCAGAGGCTCACGTCGTTAA
- the folP gene encoding dihydropteroate synthase — translation MQQTQIMGILNVTPDSFSDGGQFSEVDKAIEHAKQMVQEGAHIIDVGGVSTRPGHENVSIEEEMKRVIPVVSALKGIDADISVDTFRSEVAEAALKEGATIINDQWAGIYDERMFKVVAQYQASIILMHNGDGTRDVPVVDEMLVTLLKQANKAVLAGIPKSKIWLDPGIGFAKTREEEREVMARLDELVATGYKVLLATSRKRFVKLLLGDDNKVDERDEGTAATTAYGIMKGVHGVRVHNVLMNARLAKAMDGLKGYEHDR, via the coding sequence ATGCAGCAAACTCAAATTATGGGTATATTGAATGTCACACCAGATTCTTTTTCTGATGGTGGCCAGTTTAGCGAAGTCGATAAAGCAATCGAACATGCCAAACAGATGGTTCAAGAAGGTGCGCATATCATTGATGTAGGAGGTGTTTCGACTCGACCCGGCCATGAAAATGTAAGCATAGAAGAGGAAATGAAGCGCGTAATCCCTGTGGTCAGTGCACTGAAAGGTATCGATGCAGACATTTCTGTTGATACTTTTCGAAGCGAAGTGGCTGAAGCGGCCTTGAAAGAAGGCGCAACAATCATTAATGATCAATGGGCAGGTATTTACGATGAACGCATGTTTAAAGTGGTGGCGCAATATCAAGCGAGCATCATTTTAATGCATAATGGCGATGGTACACGTGATGTTCCTGTCGTGGATGAAATGCTTGTAACACTATTAAAGCAAGCGAATAAAGCCGTATTGGCAGGAATTCCAAAATCAAAAATTTGGTTAGATCCAGGAATTGGTTTTGCTAAAACAAGGGAAGAAGAACGTGAAGTGATGGCCCGTTTAGATGAATTAGTGGCTACAGGCTATAAAGTACTGCTGGCTACAAGCCGTAAACGTTTTGTTAAATTACTGCTTGGCGATGATAATAAAGTGGATGAACGCGATGAAGGTACAGCCGCTACAACTGCTTATGGCATTATGAAAGGGGTTCACGGTGTACGTGTGCACAACGTATTGATGAATGCGCGACTTGCTAAAGCAATGGACGGATTGAAAGGATATGAACATGACAGATAA
- a CDS encoding MazG nucleotide pyrophosphohydrolase domain-containing protein: MTHQLTIIGLGNYGLDELPVSIYRLIQQQPKIYVRTQHHPVVQQLKEIEFESFDHIYEQYDSFEPVYQAIVDELLQRAQQSDIVYAVPGHPRVAETTTQLLIERAHENSVEVQVLGGRSFIDDMFEAVQTDPNDGFTLLDATSLNADMLNPRTATIITQVYSAMVAGHLKLLLMERYPDDFEVMVVDGARQSGAQVVRCPIYELDHEIEYTNLTSVFIPKANDEKVLYQDFNYADQVIARLVDDETGCPWDKVQTHQTLKRYLLEETFELFEAIDNEDDWHMIEELGDILLQVLLHANIGRKEGYMDTREVVESLTEKMIRRHPHIFENDQAQDVDDVKAIWQKQKVAEGKTPRVKFEKVFATHFLKLYDEVKNRDFSEEELTAYLEERGGSH, translated from the coding sequence ATGACACATCAACTTACAATTATAGGACTGGGTAATTACGGCTTAGATGAATTGCCTGTCAGCATTTATAGATTAATTCAGCAGCAGCCTAAAATTTATGTTCGTACTCAGCATCATCCAGTGGTTCAGCAGCTCAAAGAAATTGAATTTGAAAGTTTTGATCATATTTATGAGCAGTATGATTCTTTTGAACCTGTATATCAAGCGATTGTGGATGAACTTTTACAACGTGCCCAACAGTCCGATATTGTTTACGCTGTGCCGGGACATCCACGCGTAGCAGAAACGACGACACAACTGCTAATTGAACGTGCACATGAAAATAGCGTTGAGGTTCAAGTTTTAGGTGGGCGGAGTTTTATAGATGATATGTTTGAAGCGGTTCAAACGGACCCTAATGACGGTTTTACGTTGTTAGATGCGACAAGTTTAAATGCAGACATGTTGAACCCTCGAACAGCAACTATCATCACGCAAGTCTACAGTGCAATGGTGGCAGGTCATTTGAAACTATTGCTTATGGAACGCTATCCAGATGATTTTGAGGTCATGGTCGTTGATGGTGCGCGTCAGTCTGGCGCTCAAGTCGTACGTTGTCCAATATATGAACTGGATCATGAGATAGAATATACTAATTTAACGAGCGTATTTATCCCTAAAGCGAATGACGAGAAAGTGTTATACCAAGATTTTAACTATGCTGATCAAGTCATTGCACGACTTGTGGACGACGAAACTGGATGTCCATGGGATAAAGTACAAACACATCAAACACTTAAACGCTACTTGCTTGAAGAGACATTCGAACTATTTGAGGCCATAGATAACGAAGATGATTGGCATATGATTGAAGAATTAGGTGACATCTTATTACAAGTGTTGTTACACGCCAATATAGGTCGCAAAGAAGGTTATATGGATACACGTGAAGTTGTAGAAAGCTTGACTGAAAAAATGATTCGACGTCATCCGCATATTTTTGAAAATGATCAAGCTCAAGATGTAGATGATGTTAAAGCCATTTGGCAAAAGCAAAAAGTAGCTGAAGGTAAAACGCCACGTGTAAAATTCGAGAAAGTATTTGCGACGCATTTTCTAAAATTGTATGATGAAGTCAAAAATAGAGATTTTTCAGAAGAAGAGTTAACAGCCTATTTAGAAGAACGAGGAGGGTCACATTGA
- the cysK gene encoding cysteine synthase A encodes MVRKPVENITEIIGQTPVVKLRHQAGEDAADIYVKLEYQNPGGSVKDRIALAMIEQAEKEGKIKPGDTIVEPTSGNTGIGLAFVCAAKGYKAVFTMPETMSHERRNLLKAYGAELVLTPGAEAMKGAIKKAKELKEEHGYFEPQQFENPANPKVHELTTGPELVEQFEGKTIDAFLAGVGTGGTLSGAGKVLKEKYPDIQIVAIEPEASPVLSGGEPGPHKLQGLGAGFIPGTLNTDIYDEVIKVGNEVAMETSRRVAKEEGILGGISSGAAIYAAIQKAKELGKGKTVVTVLPSNGERYLSTPLYNFE; translated from the coding sequence ATGGTCAGAAAACCTGTAGAGAATATAACTGAAATTATTGGACAAACACCTGTGGTAAAATTGCGTCATCAAGCAGGTGAAGATGCAGCTGATATTTATGTGAAATTAGAATATCAAAACCCAGGCGGCTCTGTAAAAGACCGTATTGCATTGGCGATGATTGAACAAGCTGAAAAAGAAGGAAAAATTAAGCCAGGCGATACAATTGTCGAACCTACTTCAGGAAACACAGGGATTGGTTTAGCGTTCGTATGTGCGGCAAAAGGATATAAAGCGGTATTTACAATGCCAGAAACAATGAGTCATGAGCGTCGTAACTTATTAAAAGCATACGGTGCAGAATTAGTCTTAACACCAGGCGCTGAAGCAATGAAAGGCGCAATTAAAAAAGCGAAAGAACTTAAAGAAGAGCATGGTTATTTCGAACCACAACAATTCGAAAACCCTGCCAATCCGAAAGTGCATGAATTAACAACTGGACCTGAGCTAGTTGAACAATTCGAAGGTAAAACAATTGATGCATTTTTAGCTGGTGTAGGAACTGGCGGTACGTTATCAGGTGCCGGTAAAGTGTTAAAAGAGAAATATCCAGATATCCAAATTGTTGCGATTGAGCCAGAAGCTTCTCCAGTACTTAGTGGTGGAGAACCAGGACCACATAAATTACAAGGTTTAGGTGCAGGATTTATTCCAGGCACATTGAATACAGATATATACGACGAAGTGATTAAAGTGGGTAACGAAGTGGCGATGGAAACGTCACGTCGTGTAGCTAAAGAAGAAGGTATCCTAGGCGGTATTTCTTCAGGTGCTGCCATTTATGCTGCGATTCAAAAAGCAAAAGAATTAGGTAAAGGTAAAACAGTTGTGACTGTATTACCAAGTAATGGTGAACGTTACTTATCTACACCACTTTACAATTTTGAATAA
- the folB gene encoding dihydroneopterin aldolase: MTDKIFLEGLNFYAYHGALSAENEIGQIFTVDIEMKVDLQEAGQSDQVEDTVHYGEVYEDVKAIMEGPPSNLLEHLAERIALRINSHYNRVMETKVRITKKNPPIPGHYEGVGVEIVRVSHHG; encoded by the coding sequence ATGACAGATAAAATATTTTTAGAAGGTTTAAACTTTTATGCTTATCATGGTGCACTATCAGCGGAAAATGAAATAGGACAAATTTTTACAGTAGATATCGAAATGAAAGTGGATTTACAAGAAGCGGGACAATCTGATCAAGTAGAAGATACCGTTCATTACGGCGAAGTCTATGAAGATGTTAAAGCAATCATGGAAGGTCCTCCTTCTAATTTACTAGAACATCTTGCGGAACGTATTGCATTACGTATAAATTCACACTATAATCGTGTAATGGAAACAAAAGTTAGAATTACAAAAAAGAATCCGCCCATCCCAGGTCATTATGAAGGTGTTGGTGTGGAAATAGTAAGGGTGAGCCATCATGGTTGA